Genomic DNA from Acidimicrobiales bacterium:
CCCCCAGGGCGCCGACCCTACTGGGGACTGCGCACCTGAAGATTCTCGGCCGCCGGACGCCGCCATTGGCCCGAAGGGCCCGAATGGTCCGCTGACTAGTCGGATCGGGGATGGAATCCTGGTTCTCGACCACGTACAGTGGTCGTGGGGAAGGAGGGGCGGACGACGATGGAGCTCAGCAGGTTGGGGCAGGCGCAGGTCCTTCGCGTGGCGGCTGCGGACGTGGCGGTGTCCCGGGAGCAGTCCCGGCGCCGGCGACTGCGACGGACGGCCGTCCTGCTCACGCCGGCGGCGCTGTGGCTGTGGACGAGGGCGCTCGTCGGGAACCCGGTGCGCCCGGGGTTCCCCCACCTGCCCATCCCGCCCGAGCTGGTGCCCGGCCTGATCCTCATCGTCGTCCTGGCCCTCGTCCTGCTCGTGCCGATGCTGGGCGCCGGGCGCTCGCCCCACGTCCTGTACCGGCCGAGCGAGATCGACACGTCGCTCGACGACGTGAAGGGCGCAGGCGTGGTGGTCGAGGAGGTCGTGCGGACGCTCAACCTGTTCCTCGCCCATCGGACGTTCAAGGAGCAGATGGGGGGCACCCCCCGCCGGGCCATCCTCTTCGAGGGCCCCCCCGGCACCGGCAAGACGTACCTGGCCAAGGCCATGGCCCGGGAGGCCGGCGTCCCCTTCCTGTTCGTGTCCTCGTCGGCCTTCCAGTCGATGTACTACGGCCAGACGAACCGCAAGATCCGCTCGTACTTCAAGGCGTTGCGCAAGCACGCCCGGCGCGAAGGCGGCGCCATCGGCTTCATCGAGGAGATCGACGCCATCGGAGGCGCCCGCACCGGCATGGGCGGCACCTCGGGACGCGAGGGCGTCACCGGCGTCGTCAACGAGCTGCTCATCCAGCTCCAGTCGTTCGACACGCCGCCGCCTAGCCAGAAGGTCAGGGGCTGGCTGGTCGACCAGGTCAACCGCTGGCTGCCCGCCGCCTCGCAACTGCGCAAGGCTGCGGCACCCACCGCCAACATCCTCGTGATCGGGGCCACCAACCGGGCGGCCGACCTCGACCCGGCGCTCCTGCGCCCGGGCCGCTTCGACCGGTCGATCTACTTCGACCTCCCGAGCCGCAGCGGCCGTCGCGAGATCATCGACTACTACCTCGCCAAGAAGGCGC
This window encodes:
- a CDS encoding AAA family ATPase yields the protein MGKEGRTTMELSRLGQAQVLRVAAADVAVSREQSRRRRLRRTAVLLTPAALWLWTRALVGNPVRPGFPHLPIPPELVPGLILIVVLALVLLVPMLGAGRSPHVLYRPSEIDTSLDDVKGAGVVVEEVVRTLNLFLAHRTFKEQMGGTPRRAILFEGPPGTGKTYLAKAMAREAGVPFLFVSSSAFQSMYYGQTNRKIRSYFKALRKHARREGGAIGFIEEIDAIGGARTGMGGTSGREGVTGVVNELLIQLQSFDTPPPSQKVRGWLVDQVNRWLPAASQLRKAAAPTANILVIGATNRAADLDPALLRPGRFDRSIYFDLPSRSGRREIIDYYLAKKAHHPDLDEPARRDTLAAMTFGYSPVMIEHLLDEGLVWALRRGAEALNWDDLQQARMTEELGLKHPVEYTEDERRTIATHEAGHATVAHLVGKGRKLEVLSIIKRGASLGLLAHSETEERFTKTRSEIVSLIQIAFGGMVAEELFFGESGTGPSGDLDAATRAAAQMVGSLGMGGSLVSLDAASAGMGANIVTKVLASDEGRAALEQILDDAKAAVTTMLGGNRHLVEALRDALLDREELVGDEITGVLLAAGSDGASSDVLDLRLLEAPAALTLLADDLEG